The following DNA comes from Pseudorasbora parva isolate DD20220531a chromosome 8, ASM2467924v1, whole genome shotgun sequence.
gatgggtgggtgggtggatggatggatggatggatggatggatggatggatggatggatggatggatggaaggatggatggatggatggatggctggatggaacgaatggatggatggatggatggatggatggatggatggatggatggatggatggatggaacgacAGAGAGAATGccagagatagagagagagatggatggatggaacgaacgggatggatggatggtaggATGGAATGACAGAGAGAATGccagagatagagagagagatggatggaACGAAcgggatggatgtatggatggatggatggatgtatggatggatggatggatggatggatagatagatagatagatagatagatagatagatagatagatagatagatagatagatagatagatagatagatagatagaaaatgAACTTTTATAAGGAGTAAAAAGATGTTTGCATGGTATTGACCTTTATTCCTGTATGCCACTCTGGTGAAGTTGAGCTCTTTCACAAGCAGCCACAagcccccaccccaccccagcccaccccaccccaccccctcACTTCCACCTACTCCTGCGTGGTTTATCTGGAGGCTGGATCAGGTGCAGCGCTGCAGCCTTGGAGCTCTTCAACAGCCTGATTTCCATACCATGCCTTCAAAGAGGCACTGAGGCGTAGGTTGTTCACATAGGAAAGTCTTGGAACGAGCAAATGACATTCAAATGCTAGCCTCAAAATTTGCTTGCCCTCCAGCCAGTGCTGCCTTGATATCAGCTCATTTATTCTTGCAGTATGCAAACGGAAAAAAGCATGCGTTTGTCTGTATTGCCTCACCAATAGCATTCAGTAACACAATTGCATGATATGCTACAAATCTCTAGCTCCCACTGTCCCACAGAAGAATAATTGAACCTTAACTAGTCTCATCCTCCAGCCTTGAAAAAATGTGTTGCAAGAGAAAGTCAGATCAAATTGGATTCATATTTTAAAGGCTGTGCTAATGAAAATAATTGCGTTTTTGATTTTGGATATTCATCGGATTGGGTTGTTTATTTTGGACACTTGCATTATCTGTCTAAATCTGTCTAAGATTTGGGGGCAGGCATGCAAATATTTCGTGCTTTAGCTGTCACGTGCCATTAAGACTAGATTGCGTTAGTCAAATGAAGTGATCACTGAACACTGATGATTAATGTAAATCGTTCTGATTTTTTTCTAGGGTGTATCCTCTCCTCCGAATCCATTTGTACAAATGAATGGTGAGTCTCTTAACAAGTATATTTCTATATACTGTAAATAATGTGTCAGTCATAAGTTGTTTTCATGTATTAATCAAAATTGTTGTGGTCTGTTCAGGTTCTCACATGCTTCCGAGTTACTACGGCATGAGAAGACCTTTCATTTCAGACTCTGAGTTCTGTTCCTCAACCAAACCCTTCTCTACGGATGTCTACCCCTCATCGCTGACGGGGAAGCCTCTCTCGTGCGACACCGGATGTGTGTCTGGTTATTCCTCTCTCATAGACAGCTACTACCCCGAGTCTTTCGGAGACTACCGCAGCACAGCTTTCTCCAGTGGAGGAAGTGCCATATTCTCGCCCTCTGCATTGTCTTCTTTGATCCCACCTTACTCCAGTGACCCTTCACATTATTTGCTGGTAAGATCTGGCACATAGTGCGGAAAGGCACAGTCAGAGAAGATGTGTGTGATGTTTAAGTGTAGTCAGAATCACTCATATGTCCATCCGCCCAAGTCTATATATGGGGGATGAAGTCTGTTCCGCTTAGTAGTCGTTCAGCTGTTTGTATTCTCTAAAGGGCATATCTTTAAGGTAAGGTGAATGTTATGGGCATAGGGCCCAAAGTTCAAATGAATCAATACGTTAAATAGCATGTTTGCGGACAGATTTATTCAAGTAgtacatgtaaaaaaaacaacaacaaaaaaacaaacattatttaaatatttatataacacatttttaaagaacttttaaatattgtgatgttatatcatattatattttctatactctatatgtatttatatttaaattgaattttaaaaaaataactaaaaatatgCAGAAAAAATAGATTGGGGGGgggtatatattcatatttttttattggacAAAATTAGAATTGCTAAATAACATCACTGTAAactgtctccaattgaaaattttctacactgtaaacaaaaggcaaattttgaacttttgcagtaaaatcgacttggatgtttaagttatttcaacttaaattatgttaaactgactttaaaaaatgagttacatcttgtataactaataaaaaacagtgtaacatttcttaactgattttgatgagttaaaccAATGTAATAACATATGTTTTCATAacttatttaacatattttttttacagtgtagtgactTATCACATCTAAAAAATTTCAGTTAAATTCTGTAAATTGATGcagtttaattcacagaaattcaattcagccaactgaaaaaattagatctgatcagtcactagaaatttttcaattggagacagttttttttacagtgatgttatttaataacatcaatgacaaaataataacatcattaatttactattttttttacagtgatacTTGCATTTTCATCCAAGTATGAGttctaaaaatgtaataattatgtaattgtattaattgtatatattttcaatatttttatatttaggaaaattgtattcattttttatttatatttaggggaaaaaagaagaaatgtttctgtaaTATAATTTGAttcgattttattttatttaattgtcatattgattttttttaaaaatatatatatatttatatttaactaaaaaaaactttatttatatttttttataaaacctaAATCTAAAAACATATAACGGCTGCAAACGGTATATgcctttataattttttatgcgcatttttttttttacttaatattttcTCCTGACTATAGATGGCACAAAATCCCATCTAAGCACAATTTTGTCATTTCATCTGTCGCCATCTTACACCCctttttaatatttcacattttctGCCGTGACAACTAaattagaaaatatttctatgTATTTCCTATAATAATACATTGGCTGAAGCATCATCATCTTGCCACGTgcttatatttaaatatgttatgATTTAAAATGAAATCCACATTGttcttaaagtgttagttcacccaaaaatgaaaattctgtcattaattacttagcCTCATgctgttcgacacccgtaagacctctgttcgccttcggaacacaaatgacgatatttttgttgaaatctgatggctcagacaggccatTGGCTCTATAATTTCCAacggctctacaataattgtatgaAGCGACAagtatagtttttgtgtgcaaaaaataaataaaaaaataacttataGTGAtgtccgatttcaaaacaaagattcaaaccgttatgaatcgattcatgtttcaggtcgcgtgtcaaaccgccaaactgctgaaatcatgtgactttggcatgatctgaatcatgaatcaatacactgattcataacagttctaagctttgttttgaaatccccacatataagtcattatttcgtttttttttttctttacacactattcttgtcgcttcataaaatgattgattttagGTAAACTGGCCCTTTAAGGGAGGCATCTTCCCCAGTTGTTTCggaaaagaaaatatttatataGGTTTATTCTGGCCTTGATATCAAAACTCTCTGTGCCAATTGTTTTGCATATCGATTGTTCAAACTATTGTCTGTTGTCTCTACCACTTTTCTTTATTCATCTGGTTTTAAAGGATACCGGCTTGAGCACAATGTGGTGCATTTAGTGTCTTGTTaatccaaaaatgtaaatcatcatttactcaccctcaagttgttccaaacttgtatgagtttctttctattgctgaacacaaaagaagatatttaaaaatatgtttgtaaccaaacagttgatgggccctAAAATGTTCCCCCTATAGTTCCCCAtattcttcttttgtgttcagtagGAGAacgaaactcatacaggtttggaacaactttagggtaagtaaatgatgacagaattttcattttggggtgaactttccctttaagggTAATCAATTTTTGCTTGTGTCGACAGCAGAGGGACTCCTGGGAGCCCACAGGGACCGAGGTGGCGGAGGGTTTGTGTGGAGACGGTCTGGCTCCCATGCCCCTGTCTACACCCAATTCTCTGGTCAACCCTGAGACCGTCAGCCCGACCCAGTTCCGCTCATCTTCCCGGGGTTCTTCACAGTCATACTCTCTCCATTCACTGGATGAAGTCAATTATCACTCCTCGTTTCAACCTTCGTCTGGCAGTTTTGCTTCCACTTCATTCATGACTGAGCCTGTGACCAAGCTAGTGTCAGTTCTACCATCGGAAGATACAGAAAGTGCCCCATCAGCCTTGAGTGACAGTCTGGTGTGGGGGAAGGAGGACACTGGGAGCACTTGGTCACAGTATGAGGTCAGGAGGGCGTTCTGAGATTGAACTGTGTAATGAAGTAAAGGCTTACAAGCCTAGCAGATCAACACTTCTCCAAAACACAAGTAAGACCTTTAGCACTAAAAATCGTTTGTCAGTTTTACTTAGCAGAGCTAAGGCTTAACATTGGGGAACAAAAATGACTACATTATATATTAACGTTTTATTTGTCTGGTTTATTATAATGGTATCTTCAATTTTCTAGTCACAAGTTATATTGACTCACCAGGATAATCAGTATAAGGAGTCTGTatatcagattttttatttcgATGACAAATGAAGTGAGTGTGcgtctatttaaatgtatattatctGCAAAAAAATGAAGTGTTAAATATTTATAGTTGATGTGTAATATCTAGCTAGTCTTATTTCTCTTCTTTTGACTGTTTCATTCAAAAGCTTGCTGTGAAAATTGTCTGAAAGGTTAATAAACTAgaattacacacaaaaaaaagcatTCTTGTAACTCAACAGCACAATGAAATTCACAGGCCAGAAATGCAAAAACAAAAGCCTCATGTGAAcacaacaggaaaaaaaaacatgcaatgaAAACTCAAaccttttattaaaaatgaaatgtacatTTTCAAGACAGgcaattaaaaaaagatatacaccgatcaggcctaacattatgacctaatattatGTTGGTTCCccctttgctgccaaaacagccctgacccgtcgagacatggactccactagacccctgaaggtgtgctgtggtatctggcaccaagttagcagcagatcctttaaggtctgtaagttgtgaggtggggcctccatggctCAGActtgtttgatcggaccacatgggTCAGCAttcgctccccacatgcatcagtgacccatgaccctgtcactggttcaccactgttccttctttggaccccttttgatagatacactgcagaccgggaacaccccacaagagctgcagttttggagatgctctgacccagtcgtctagccatcacaatttggccctagtcaaactcgctcaaatccttacacttgcccatttttcctgcttcttacacatcaactttgaggacaaatgttcacttgctgcctaatatatcctaacaggtgccgtgatgaagagataatcagtgttattcacttcacctgttatAATGCTGATAATCGGTGTATATTTACAGTATATCCTCagtatattcaaatatacaACATTACATGactaggatatatatatatatatatatatatatatatatatatatatatatatatatatatatatatatatatatatatatatatatatatatatatatatatatatatatatttctttttttttctttttttttttctttatatatatatatatatatatgtatgtattctttcagtatttaattgtggattaataaagtttttaatTGAATTCAATTGAATAATAAAGTTTTTAAAAgaattcagtatttaattgtggCTATAGTAAAGCATATCATATGCTTTActatagcatttttttttttttagatcaaaGGACTAAGTAATTTCAGAAGGCTTAATGAGATGAGCAAAAATCAGACCAGAATACCTGCCATTTTccacaattaaatactgaattcACAATGAATTCACAAAATAAATACTGCTATCAAGTGGGTGCATTTAATGCAATatttaaaaacctttttttttctctccactAACATACTGATGAGCCAATAGCCATATCTATCTTCAATCCAGTAGAATTTACCTCTGCACgggaaaaatgtgtttattatcAATTTGtttattatgatgatgatgattatgatgatgatgattattattatttattaccaAACCAATTGTATTGAATGACTCTTATAGTTATTCTCAATCGCCTTGGCTCAATTCTCAAATGAGGCTCGTTCTTCTCACAACATGTTCAAATATCTGAACAATTTTGAATTTCTTATTGATTTACGCAGACTGCATGTATTTTGGCACGTGTGCAACAAGAGTAAGTACAATTATCTACACTTTGTACAATAACTAAATGCTCATGGTTCATTACTGCAAGCATAAATGGCACATGATTCTCAATAATATTGTCAAGCTATTTATAACTTCTAAACATTCTTTCATTGTGTGAGCCATCACATGCAAAATGATCCAGTCAGTGATTAAAAAAAGTGATCTTTGATTTTGAAGATCAAGGTAAATAGTGCTTCGGGGAAACTTAAATATTTTCTTTGGCTTAAATTATGTTGCAGtattaaatagaaaaaaaagatatttaaacaaaataagacaCATTTGGACATCATCCTCCAGTTCAAACCTTTTCACACCCCCACCCCCTTGtggtgtttgagtccctcagtTGTCCTCAGTGTGAGAAGATGGttctcaaaatcatacagtcactgctggagagggttcaaatatgcacataaataaataaataaaccctGAAGAATTTACAGGACCTaaaggatttttctgaagaacgttGGGCAGTTTAACTGATCAGAACAAACAggactcaagaacaaccatcacaaaaaaaaacaaaaaaacgcaggtcataaacatttgaacaggatgattttatttttaattaaataaatgtagctttttttgtcttgtcttgtgGACTATGTGTAAACATCTTTAATGTAAAAGatcagtactaaataaaaaaataacatgcttTTTGTAAGACAACGCAATTTGAGCAAGGAAGGGACAACACAGCTCTAAACAGCAGCAGCTACAATAGTACTgtataaataggctacatttgtatttttacagtagcatttattttgtagaaatgtGTTGTAAATTAAAAGTTATCGTCATGGAGGAGCAATAGGAAGATGTGTAAGAAGAtatgtatattttaaagtaaGACATAATTgtgtaggcctatgtaaaaATGCAACTGAGAATTTTTAGTTTAGATGGAACAAATGCTCAGTGTGATACAGACAAACTGGTATATCTTGTATAGTTGCACTTGTATAGTTGTAAATTTGCACTTATAGTTTAGAGAATATTAAGACTgatcgagaaaaactgtaataaaccGTGTCAGACCGGCATAGTTCGGTCTGAAGGTCTTGTGACAGGACCTGATCCTTCCCCGGTTTAATCACCAGAGGGCGACATTCAACTGGCCAGATCCCCTAACAACCGACATCTCCAACTAGTGTTTCTCAGAGAGATTTCTTAGGATTCTGAAAGATCTGCCCATCAAGGTAACTGGTAATGAGAGACTGGTaagaaaattacattttgaaactGGAGGTCTATTTGCAGCGGATTGATTTTACAAATCAATTTCACAAAGGAGTTAAACGTCTGGGTGTTTGACACAATTGAATTCGGACTGTAGGCCACAAGATGCTTTAAGAAGTATTGATAAAATACCCCCAGTTTTATCAACACTTTAATCTCCAATTATTCTGCACTTGAGAGCGAAATGTTCGATTCGGCTGCACTTCACATCACATGGACGCGTTTTCCAACTTCTTTTCTAAGACAGAACACCTGCATGTCTTCTTAAATACGCGCCCATTAAATATGACacgtaaataaaaaaacagcacaAGGCTCTCGAATAAATTTAAATATGCCACTCGGAGCTTTTtcgtttaaattattaaaaataaataaatgaataaaagtgGCATGTGTGTGAGATTCTGTTTGTGAGCATCACTCCGCATCAAACAGCAGTCTATTTATTTTGGGCATCAATATGATGATTATGATGACGATGATAAATATGCAATATC
Coding sequences within:
- the si:ch211-213d14.1 gene encoding POU class 2 homeobox associating-factor 2 isoform X2 — encoded protein: MNGSHMLPSYYGMRRPFISDSEFCSSTKPFSTDVYPSSLTGKPLSCDTGCVSGYSSLIDSYYPESFGDYRSTAFSSGGSAIFSPSALSSLIPPYSSDPSHYLLQRDSWEPTGTEVAEGLCGDGLAPMPLSTPNSLVNPETVSPTQFRSSSRGSSQSYSLHSLDEVNYHSSFQPSSGSFASTSFMTEPVTKLVSVLPSEDTESAPSALSDSLVWGKEDTGSTWSQYEVRRAF
- the si:ch211-213d14.1 gene encoding POU class 2 homeobox associating-factor 2 isoform X1; its protein translation is METECSKRVYQGVRVKHTVKDLLAEKRSQQTSGPHYTGVSSPPNPFVQMNGSHMLPSYYGMRRPFISDSEFCSSTKPFSTDVYPSSLTGKPLSCDTGCVSGYSSLIDSYYPESFGDYRSTAFSSGGSAIFSPSALSSLIPPYSSDPSHYLLQRDSWEPTGTEVAEGLCGDGLAPMPLSTPNSLVNPETVSPTQFRSSSRGSSQSYSLHSLDEVNYHSSFQPSSGSFASTSFMTEPVTKLVSVLPSEDTESAPSALSDSLVWGKEDTGSTWSQYEVRRAF